A genomic stretch from Symbiobacterium terraclitae includes:
- a CDS encoding acyltransferase, translating into MHESSYVDDDVVIGPGTTVWHFSHIRKGSTIGPGCRIGQNVVIGPNVQVGAGVKVQNNVSVYEGVELEDEVFCGPSVVFTNVHNPRSHTPRMHELRRTLVKRGATLGANATIVCGVTIGEHAFVGAGAVVTRDVPDHALVLGNPGRIAGWVCRCGSRIAFGEGEEAGRCTACGQAYRRVEGRVVRG; encoded by the coding sequence GTGCACGAGTCCAGCTACGTGGACGACGACGTGGTCATCGGGCCGGGCACGACGGTCTGGCACTTCTCCCACATCCGCAAGGGCAGCACCATCGGCCCCGGGTGCCGCATCGGCCAGAATGTGGTCATCGGCCCCAACGTGCAGGTGGGGGCCGGGGTGAAGGTGCAGAACAACGTGTCGGTCTACGAGGGGGTCGAGCTCGAGGACGAGGTCTTCTGCGGGCCCTCGGTGGTCTTCACCAACGTCCACAACCCCCGCAGCCACACGCCCCGCATGCACGAGCTGCGCCGCACCCTGGTGAAGCGGGGGGCGACCCTGGGGGCCAACGCCACCATCGTCTGCGGCGTGACGATCGGCGAGCACGCCTTCGTCGGGGCGGGGGCGGTGGTCACCCGGGACGTGCCGGACCACGCGCTGGTGCTGGGCAACCCGGGCCGCATCGCCGGGTGGGTCTGCCGCTGCGGCAGCCGCATCGCCTTCGGCGAGGGCGAGGAGGCGGGCAGGTGCACCGCCTGCGGGCAGGCCTACCGGCGGGTGGAAGGGCGTGTCGTCCGTGGCTGA
- a CDS encoding GNAT family N-acetyltransferase — MEWHESDPLMLDGWHEFNRIKWGVRPLRLRFGADDGAGARLDAVLYLDRRGRVFQPEENPYIPVAFHPDLTNPACRVEGQWLRLAEQLAVEMRRLGTANSIDLPVDVVDGRPWLWAGFHVEVKYTYVIDLPFHPERMEKAARSIARKALRAGYRCERTGRLADAHACLTATGSRKGFRLSVSLRDLQLLRDLLGDECLRVYICYSSSGEPAAANVVLYRPGGMAVGWVGGIASAHLSSGAAQLLRVACLTDLAAAGATAINLAGANIPGVALAKSQFGGRLTPYLSVDGCGLKSVAHWLMNWWHPTHAPGMAAPAGRRVGRALRQSAS, encoded by the coding sequence GTGGAGTGGCACGAGTCAGATCCCCTGATGCTGGATGGATGGCACGAGTTCAACCGCATCAAGTGGGGCGTGCGCCCGCTCAGGCTGCGGTTCGGCGCAGACGACGGAGCCGGCGCACGGCTGGATGCGGTCCTCTATCTCGACCGCCGCGGACGGGTGTTCCAGCCCGAAGAGAACCCTTACATCCCGGTGGCGTTCCATCCTGACCTCACGAACCCCGCATGCCGGGTCGAGGGGCAATGGCTCAGGCTGGCCGAGCAGCTGGCGGTGGAGATGCGGCGCCTCGGCACCGCCAACAGCATCGACCTGCCGGTCGACGTGGTGGACGGGCGCCCCTGGCTCTGGGCCGGCTTCCACGTGGAGGTGAAGTACACCTACGTCATCGACCTGCCATTTCACCCGGAGCGGATGGAGAAGGCGGCCCGGAGCATCGCGCGAAAGGCCTTGCGGGCGGGTTATCGCTGCGAGCGCACCGGCCGGCTGGCCGATGCCCACGCCTGCCTCACCGCCACCGGGAGCCGCAAGGGCTTCCGGCTGAGCGTGAGCCTGCGGGACCTGCAGCTCCTCCGGGACCTGCTCGGCGACGAGTGCCTGCGGGTCTATATCTGCTACAGCTCCAGCGGCGAGCCCGCCGCGGCCAACGTCGTGCTCTACCGGCCCGGCGGGATGGCGGTGGGCTGGGTCGGAGGCATCGCCTCCGCCCACCTCTCCTCGGGGGCGGCGCAGCTCCTCAGGGTGGCCTGCCTGACGGACCTGGCGGCCGCCGGGGCCACCGCCATCAACCTGGCGGGGGCGAACATCCCCGGCGTGGCCCTGGCCAAGTCGCAGTTCGGCGGCCGGCTCACCCCCTACCTCTCAGTGGACGGGTGCGGACTCAAGTCTGTGGCGCACTGGCTGATGAACTGGTGGCACCCCACGCACGCCCCGGGCATGGCGGCGCCTGCCGGCAGGAGGGTTGGACGTGCTCTGCGTCAGAGTGCCTCGTAG
- a CDS encoding DegT/DnrJ/EryC1/StrS family aminotransferase encodes MRERVPLLDLASEVEFLWEPLQGAIQEVLRSGQFILGPEVDALEREVAAYLGVRHAVALNSGTDALVIALRALGVGPGDEVITTPFTFFATAEAISHVGASPVFVDIEPDTFALDPDLAEAAVTPRTRAIIPVHLFGHAADMDRLGDLARAHDLHVVEDVAQAFGGRFHGRMLGTLGDFGAFSFFPSKNLGAYGDGGLLATDDAALAEAARMLRAHGSRRKYYNEVVGYNSRLDALQAAILRVKLPHLDEWNRRRCEAAAYYREILADLPGVVLPAVRPGVDHVYHQYTIRIPNGRRDAVQQALAGRGIGTMVYYPVPLHQLPVYRHMNLSLPAAEAAAREVLSLPMGPFLRREQQDEVAAALRQALW; translated from the coding sequence ATGCGTGAGCGGGTTCCGCTGCTGGATCTGGCATCCGAGGTGGAGTTTCTGTGGGAGCCCCTGCAGGGGGCCATCCAGGAGGTGCTGCGGTCCGGCCAGTTCATCCTGGGCCCCGAGGTGGACGCGCTGGAGCGGGAGGTCGCCGCCTACCTGGGCGTGCGCCACGCGGTGGCCCTCAACTCGGGCACCGACGCGCTGGTGATCGCCCTGCGGGCCCTGGGGGTGGGTCCCGGCGACGAGGTGATCACCACCCCGTTCACGTTCTTTGCCACCGCAGAGGCCATCAGCCACGTGGGGGCGTCCCCCGTCTTCGTCGACATCGAGCCCGATACGTTCGCACTGGACCCCGACCTGGCTGAGGCGGCGGTCACGCCCCGCACCCGGGCGATCATCCCGGTGCACCTCTTCGGCCACGCGGCGGACATGGACCGGCTCGGCGACCTCGCCAGGGCGCACGACCTGCACGTGGTGGAGGACGTGGCCCAGGCCTTCGGCGGCCGCTTCCACGGCCGGATGCTGGGCACCCTCGGCGACTTCGGGGCGTTCTCCTTCTTCCCCAGCAAGAACCTGGGAGCCTACGGCGACGGGGGGCTCCTGGCCACCGACGACGCCGCCCTGGCCGAGGCCGCCCGGATGCTGCGGGCCCACGGTTCCCGCCGGAAGTACTACAACGAGGTGGTGGGCTACAACTCGCGGCTCGACGCCCTGCAGGCCGCCATCCTGCGGGTGAAGCTGCCCCACCTGGACGAGTGGAACCGCCGCCGGTGCGAGGCCGCCGCGTACTACCGGGAGATCCTGGCCGACCTGCCCGGCGTGGTGCTGCCCGCAGTCCGCCCCGGTGTGGACCACGTCTACCACCAGTACACCATCCGCATCCCGAACGGGCGGCGGGATGCGGTGCAGCAGGCGCTCGCCGGGCGGGGCATCGGCACCATGGTCTACTACCCCGTGCCCCTGCACCAGCTGCCCGTCTACCGCCACATGAACCTGAGCCTTCCCGCGGCGGAGGCCGCGGCCCGGGAGGTGCTCTCCCTGCCCATGGGCCCCTTCCTGCGCAGGGAGCAGCAGGACGAGGTGGCCGCCGCGCTCCGGCAGGCCCTGTGGTGA
- a CDS encoding polysaccharide deacetylase family protein, whose product MLCVRVPRSYLPERRYACGVLMGECLGLEFALVPEERTDVLITLPGHAGELHLADGLFATEPDRWLTPDSLPREPLTWWNLAEAAVEAGLAPANQAVRPARVGLPVRVVAPALPVIYGALLPSGRFCEVRPGTIRLGVDVLGSAFFMATRYEEAVLPERDAHGRFPARASLAARAGFLDRPVVNEYAEVLWWGLNTLWPGLRRKERKGRFLLSHDVDNPLCTAGRSLLGVGRSAAGDLLRRADPALAVRRIVSYARTRRTPDADLCNNFDWIMAESEARGITSAFNFLTVTGPADAAYRLQDPFIRRLMGEIARRGHEVGLHTSYHSYADPEQIGREFQDLLAAAEAEGIHQPACGGRQHYLRWANPVTWQGWEAAGLQYDSTVGYADQPGFRTGLCHEHPVFDLESRRTLRLRERPLVVMEVTLFEYLGLPPAAALERIVELRRRCGLFDGDFTLLWHNCCLIQDWERNLYRTVLDACT is encoded by the coding sequence GTGCTCTGCGTCAGAGTGCCTCGTAGCTACCTGCCCGAGCGGCGCTACGCCTGCGGCGTGCTCATGGGGGAGTGCCTCGGGCTCGAGTTCGCGCTGGTGCCGGAGGAGCGCACGGACGTGCTGATCACCCTTCCCGGCCACGCGGGCGAGCTGCACCTTGCGGACGGCCTGTTCGCCACGGAGCCCGACCGGTGGCTCACGCCGGACTCGCTGCCCCGGGAGCCGTTGACCTGGTGGAACCTGGCGGAGGCGGCTGTCGAGGCGGGGCTTGCGCCGGCCAACCAGGCGGTGAGGCCCGCCCGCGTGGGCCTGCCGGTGCGGGTGGTGGCCCCGGCGCTGCCCGTGATCTACGGTGCGCTCCTGCCCTCGGGCCGGTTCTGCGAGGTGAGGCCAGGGACCATCCGGCTGGGCGTGGACGTGCTGGGCAGCGCCTTCTTCATGGCGACCCGCTATGAAGAGGCGGTGCTCCCGGAGCGAGACGCACACGGGCGGTTCCCGGCCCGGGCCTCGCTGGCCGCCCGGGCAGGCTTTCTCGACCGGCCGGTGGTGAACGAGTACGCGGAGGTGCTCTGGTGGGGGCTGAACACGCTCTGGCCGGGACTGCGCCGCAAGGAGCGGAAAGGGCGCTTCCTGCTCAGCCACGACGTCGACAACCCGCTCTGCACGGCGGGGCGCTCCCTGCTGGGGGTGGGGCGCAGTGCCGCCGGCGACCTGCTGCGCCGGGCCGATCCCGCCCTGGCGGTGCGCCGCATCGTCAGCTACGCCCGCACCCGCCGAACCCCGGACGCCGACCTCTGCAACAACTTCGACTGGATCATGGCCGAGAGCGAGGCCAGAGGGATCACCAGCGCCTTCAACTTCCTCACCGTGACGGGTCCCGCGGACGCCGCATACCGGCTGCAGGATCCGTTCATCCGGCGCCTGATGGGGGAGATCGCCCGGCGGGGGCACGAGGTGGGGCTGCACACCAGCTACCACAGCTACGCCGACCCGGAGCAGATCGGGAGGGAGTTCCAGGACCTCCTGGCGGCCGCCGAGGCGGAGGGCATCCACCAGCCGGCCTGTGGCGGGCGGCAGCACTACCTGCGCTGGGCCAATCCGGTCACGTGGCAGGGATGGGAGGCGGCGGGGCTCCAGTATGACAGCACGGTGGGATATGCCGACCAACCGGGCTTCCGCACCGGCCTCTGCCACGAGCACCCCGTCTTTGACCTCGAGTCCCGCCGCACGCTGCGCCTGCGGGAGCGGCCGCTGGTGGTGATGGAAGTCACCCTGTTCGAGTACCTGGGGCTCCCGCCCGCCGCCGCCCTGGAGCGCATCGTGGAGCTGCGCAGGCGCTGCGGCCTGTTCGATGGCGACTTCACACTCCTCTGGCACAACTGCTGCCTCATCCAGGACTGGGAGCGGAACCTCTACCGGACGGTCCTGGACGCGTGCACCTGA
- a CDS encoding lipopolysaccharide biosynthesis protein yields the protein MQSLKRRLAASPLTRAVAMVAGGSALAQALVVLTSPVITRVYSPEDMGVYALYTAVLAILSSAVCLRYELAVPIARTVEGSANLTAVSALVAAVISGLAWAALWLLRRLNPGGLAAAIPEEMVWFFPLTLLALGILQAAGGWATRQQAFGRMTRSRMVESAVTVGLQIGLGALGGGALGLVAGRAAGYGAGALVLMGRERGAQVSLLRLLSLREMWAGAVRFRRFPLLAAGAGLLNSGGLQVAQLLLGVFYGTQVAGWYALGQRMVDAPMMLVGQAVSQVYAAEVARLAREEPGSIRPLFKQLAWRLLLVGTPPILFLGAFGPQLFSFVFGPEWREAGMYTQVLVVMMLAKFVVVPLSYTLDALERQDLQLCWDAGRLVLALGALLAARGLGAPPEVAVAMYGGAMTASYLALYGVMLLAVSRPGGQRQGGLGSAPGS from the coding sequence ATGCAGTCTCTCAAGCGGCGCCTCGCCGCCAGCCCGCTCACCAGGGCAGTCGCCATGGTGGCCGGGGGCAGCGCCCTCGCCCAGGCGCTGGTGGTGCTCACCTCACCGGTGATCACGCGTGTCTACTCCCCCGAGGACATGGGCGTCTATGCCCTGTACACCGCGGTGCTGGCGATCCTGTCCTCGGCGGTATGCCTCCGCTACGAACTGGCGGTGCCCATCGCCCGCACGGTGGAGGGCAGCGCCAACCTGACGGCGGTCTCGGCCCTGGTGGCGGCCGTCATCAGCGGCCTCGCCTGGGCGGCGCTCTGGCTGCTGCGCCGCCTGAATCCGGGGGGGCTGGCTGCCGCCATCCCGGAGGAGATGGTCTGGTTCTTCCCGCTCACCCTCCTGGCGCTGGGGATCCTCCAGGCGGCCGGCGGGTGGGCGACCCGCCAGCAGGCCTTCGGCCGCATGACCCGCTCGCGCATGGTGGAGTCGGCCGTCACCGTGGGCCTGCAGATCGGCCTGGGCGCGCTGGGCGGCGGTGCGCTGGGGCTGGTGGCGGGGCGGGCCGCGGGCTACGGGGCCGGGGCCCTGGTGCTGATGGGAAGGGAGCGGGGGGCGCAGGTCAGCCTGCTCCGCCTGCTCTCCCTCCGGGAGATGTGGGCCGGCGCCGTCCGCTTCCGCCGCTTTCCCCTCCTGGCCGCGGGCGCCGGCCTCTTGAACAGCGGCGGACTGCAGGTGGCCCAGCTGCTCCTGGGGGTGTTCTACGGCACCCAGGTGGCGGGCTGGTACGCCCTGGGGCAGCGGATGGTGGACGCGCCCATGATGCTGGTGGGGCAGGCGGTCTCCCAGGTCTACGCCGCGGAGGTGGCCCGCCTGGCCCGGGAGGAGCCCGGGTCGATCCGGCCGCTCTTCAAGCAGCTCGCCTGGCGGCTGCTCCTGGTCGGAACGCCGCCGATCCTCTTCCTGGGCGCCTTCGGCCCGCAGCTTTTCAGCTTCGTCTTCGGTCCGGAGTGGCGCGAGGCGGGGATGTACACGCAGGTGCTCGTCGTGATGATGCTGGCCAAGTTCGTGGTGGTGCCGCTCTCGTACACCCTCGACGCCCTGGAGCGGCAGGACCTGCAGCTCTGCTGGGACGCAGGCCGCCTCGTGCTGGCGCTGGGCGCCCTGCTGGCGGCGAGGGGGCTGGGGGCTCCGCCGGAGGTGGCGGTGGCCATGTACGGCGGGGCGATGACGGCGAGCTACCTGGCGCTTTACGGGGTCATGCTCCTGGCGGTCAGCCGGCCGGGCGGGCAGCGCCAGGGCGGACTGGGGTCTGCCCCGGGATCATAG
- a CDS encoding Wzz/FepE/Etk N-terminal domain-containing protein — translation MADDRISLREILAMLGRRFVWVLLPLVLFTGLAVAATFYMMPVYEASTTLILTTPTGSPTNYETLLFNRNLAKTYSEVARSRSVAAEAAAMLGLQESVEEFQERIRVSVVRDTEVIEIAVIDTDPVRAADAANALASAFRSRFWQFTFLDSLRIVDPAEPPVEPIRPQPVLYITVGVVVGLASGVGLAALVDHLFPRRPRREPTEPAALTEDAGQAIPAAQALMPAGAGGPGGGGTAASAPLACRRAAGVSPAASQAACASAASAQAVNVPAGGALTAGAPAAAEAASGAPTAGAPAAAEAASGAPLAGAPMAGPPPADAPTADDMTAGAPADILPEEGEPPGSAPVTSSDAEGESPPTAPADVLADTVGSPLPLRRRRRYRHRFRLRLRWRAEADPVPEGPSEGMGEVHA, via the coding sequence GTGGCTGACGATCGCATCAGCCTGCGGGAGATCCTGGCCATGCTGGGCCGGCGGTTCGTGTGGGTGCTGCTGCCCCTCGTCCTCTTCACCGGCCTGGCCGTGGCGGCGACTTTCTACATGATGCCGGTCTACGAGGCCAGCACGACGCTGATCCTGACCACCCCGACCGGCTCGCCCACCAACTACGAGACGCTGCTGTTCAACCGCAACCTGGCCAAGACCTACTCCGAGGTGGCCCGCAGCCGGAGCGTGGCGGCGGAGGCGGCGGCCATGCTCGGGCTGCAGGAGAGCGTCGAGGAGTTCCAGGAGCGCATCCGCGTCTCGGTGGTGCGGGACACGGAGGTCATCGAGATCGCCGTGATCGACACCGACCCGGTGCGGGCGGCCGACGCGGCCAACGCCCTGGCCTCGGCCTTCCGGAGCCGGTTCTGGCAGTTCACGTTCCTCGACAGCCTGCGCATCGTCGACCCCGCGGAGCCGCCGGTGGAGCCGATCCGCCCGCAGCCCGTGCTCTACATCACCGTCGGGGTGGTGGTGGGGCTGGCGTCGGGCGTCGGGCTGGCGGCGCTGGTGGACCACCTCTTCCCCCGGCGCCCACGGCGGGAGCCGACTGAACCGGCGGCGCTGACGGAGGACGCGGGACAAGCGATTCCGGCCGCGCAGGCCCTGATGCCGGCCGGGGCGGGAGGCCCCGGCGGCGGTGGGACGGCGGCCAGTGCGCCGCTGGCCTGCCGGAGGGCCGCGGGCGTGTCCCCGGCGGCTTCGCAGGCGGCCTGCGCCTCCGCGGCGAGTGCGCAGGCGGTGAACGTGCCGGCGGGCGGTGCGCTGACAGCGGGTGCCCCTGCGGCGGCCGAGGCGGCGAGTGGTGCTCCGACAGCGGGTGCCCCTGCGGCGGCCGAGGCGGCCAGCGGTGCGCCTTTGGCGGGAGCCCCCATGGCGGGTCCGCCGCCGGCGGATGCGCCGACCGCCGATGACATGACGGCGGGCGCGCCGGCGGACATCCTGCCGGAGGAGGGCGAACCCCCGGGGAGTGCCCCGGTGACCAGTTCGGACGCTGAGGGGGAGTCGCCGCCCACCGCGCCGGCCGACGTACTCGCCGACACGGTCGGCTCGCCGCTGCCATTGCGGCGCAGGCGCAGGTACCGGCACCGCTTCCGCCTCCGCCTGCGGTGGCGGGCGGAGGCCGACCCGGTTCCGGAAGGCCCGTCAGAAGGGATGGGTGAGGTGCATGCGTGA
- a CDS encoding GNAT family N-acetyltransferase gives MEPLLSSPLALEGWHEFNRIKWGIRPHRLVLGQAEGDGAKLDAVLYLNRRGRIYQPHHNPYLPVSFRPSPTSFPSRSERRWLTLAEQLADEMRARGMANAVDLPVGIMDGRPWRWAGFSVGAKYTYILDLPYSPERMEKNCRSSMRRAERAGYRCERTDRLADAYVCLMETAARKGFRFDLTLRDLEMARELLGDEHLRVYVCYGPDGTPAAANFVLHRPGGMAVGWLGGVTSAHLSTGAFQLLEVFSMDDLASAGATCYDLAGANIPGVALAKAQFGGRLTPYYFVSPVGLKPLAIWILEWLRPARGQARRRRTCVSAGVRQGDAEGCECGRGPLGVPAHGGSAGAQPSGLD, from the coding sequence ATGGAACCGCTCTTGTCCAGCCCGCTGGCGCTGGAAGGTTGGCACGAGTTCAACCGCATCAAGTGGGGGATCCGGCCCCACCGGCTGGTGCTCGGGCAGGCCGAGGGGGACGGGGCGAAGCTGGACGCGGTGCTCTACCTGAACCGGCGGGGACGAATCTACCAGCCGCACCACAACCCGTACCTCCCGGTGTCGTTCCGGCCGTCCCCGACGAGCTTTCCCTCCCGGAGCGAGCGGCGCTGGCTGACGCTGGCGGAACAGCTGGCCGACGAGATGCGGGCGCGGGGGATGGCCAACGCCGTCGACCTGCCCGTGGGGATCATGGACGGTCGGCCGTGGCGCTGGGCGGGCTTCTCGGTCGGCGCGAAATACACCTACATTCTCGACCTGCCGTACAGCCCCGAGCGCATGGAGAAGAACTGCCGCTCCTCCATGAGGAGGGCCGAGCGGGCAGGCTACCGCTGCGAGCGGACCGACCGCCTGGCAGACGCCTACGTCTGCCTCATGGAGACGGCCGCCCGCAAGGGGTTCCGCTTCGACCTGACCCTGCGGGACCTGGAGATGGCCCGGGAGCTGCTGGGAGACGAGCACCTGCGGGTCTATGTGTGCTACGGCCCCGACGGGACGCCGGCGGCCGCGAACTTCGTGCTGCACCGGCCCGGCGGCATGGCCGTGGGCTGGCTCGGGGGGGTGACCTCCGCGCATCTCTCCACGGGTGCCTTCCAGCTCCTCGAGGTGTTCAGCATGGATGACCTGGCGTCAGCCGGGGCGACCTGCTACGACCTGGCGGGTGCCAACATCCCCGGGGTGGCCCTGGCCAAGGCGCAGTTCGGCGGGCGGCTCACCCCCTACTACTTCGTGAGTCCCGTGGGACTGAAGCCGCTGGCCATCTGGATCCTGGAGTGGCTCCGCCCGGCGCGGGGCCAAGCGCGGCGGCGCCGCACCTGCGTATCGGCCGGAGTGCGCCAGGGGGATGCAGAGGGGTGTGAGTGCGGCCGCGGGCCCCTGGGTGTGCCGGCCCATGGCGGGAGCGCAGGGGCGCAGCCGTCGGGGCTGGACTGA